The following proteins come from a genomic window of Alosa sapidissima isolate fAloSap1 chromosome 20, fAloSap1.pri, whole genome shotgun sequence:
- the LOC121694186 gene encoding uracil phosphoribosyltransferase homolog, with protein MPCHNQQISSSSNSDHAVMKQVRFANNGNVNANNISLSAHTDNEVDTKLNGSEVNEDLQIQLGPQLKLLPLNDQIRELQTIIRDKSTSRGDFVFCADRLIRLVVEEGLNQLPYTECSVTTPTGHKYEGVKFERGNCGVSIMRSGEAMEQGLRDCCRSIRIGKILIQSDEETQKAKVYYAKFPPDIYRRKVLLMYPILSTGNTVIEAVRVLIEHSVLPRHIILLSLFSTPHGAKSIIQEFPDITILTTEVHPVAPTHFGQRYFGTD; from the exons atgCCTTGTCATAACCAACagattagtagtagtagtaattcAGATCACGCTGTCATGAAGCAGGTGAGGTTTGCTAACAATGGTAACGTTAATGCGAATAACATTTCATTAAGCGCGCATACAGACAACGAGGTAGATACAAAACTTAACGGTAGTGAAGTTAATGAAGACCTGCAGATACAGCTTGGACCGCAGTTGAAACTTCTACCTTTGAATGACCAAATTCGGGAACTGCAGACCATCATAAGAGACAA ATCAACCAGCAGAGGAGACTTTGTGTTTTGCGCTGACCGCTTG ATTCGACTTGTGGTCGAAGAAGGACTCAATCAACTCCCCTACACAGAGTGCTCAGTAACCACACCAACGG GGCACAAGTATGAGGGAGTGAAATTTGAGAGAGGCAACTGTGGAGTTAGCATAATGAGGAGCG GGGAGGCCATGGAGCAGGGCCTGAGGGATTGCTGCCGCTCCATCCGCATCGGGAAGATCCTGATCCAGAGTGATGAGGAGACACAGAAGGCCAAAGTATACTACGCCAAGTTCCCACCCGACATCTACAGACGCAAAGTCCTGCTCATGTACCCTATCCTGA gcaCCGGAAATACAGTGATCGAAGCCGTGAGGGTCTTGATTGAGCACAGTGTCCTGCCCAGACACATCATCCTCCTCAgcctcttctccactcctcaTG GGGCTAAGTCTATCATTCAGGAGTTCCCAGACATCACCATACTCACTACAGAGGTGCACCCTGTTGCCCCCACCCATTTTGGGCAGAGATACTTTGGTACAGACTaa